The Pempheris klunzingeri isolate RE-2024b chromosome 15, fPemKlu1.hap1, whole genome shotgun sequence genome contains the following window.
TGACCACAATTGCCAGCATGAAGTGGTCACCTTCATAATGTCAGAGGGACTTGTTTAAGTATTTCTAAacattgtctttgtttatttaatctcaTATGTACATTTCAGAAATGTAAACGTCCACCATTTTGGAGGGTTTCAgttcagcattttaatgtttctaaaGTTGTCTTGAAAataatattgtttgtttgttttagagcAAACAACATATAGGTAGGAAAAATGCTAATATCAGTCTCTGTCTTTCACTGTGTTCTGACTTTGTTCTGTTAAAattcatgaaaatgaaaatgatcaaatgagtGTTATCATCTACAGTGCGGGGTCGAGGAAAGTGGTGCTCTCCcaaaaggaaaaggaagcaGCTAAAATAGGCTTGcctgtttttactgtaagtATTGTTCCCCACTGACAAATGTCACTGAATGTTTTTAAGATTCAGATGTTTATAATGAAGGTAATCTGCAGGCCTTTTGAATATCTTTTGCGGGTAGCTAAGAGACTTGTAGAAGTGACTGTTAAAGGAGTGAGAGTTAATATCACTGGACCTACAACTTGGTGTAAagattaaagaaatgttttcctcACAGCACCACAAAACAGATGCTCGTCCAGAAACTTCAGCAACAAAGACATCACCGAGTGTAGAAAAAGGGGACATGGAACAGAGGTGAGTGTGCATCATTTTAATTACCACCTAAGCTAACTTAATGAGCACGTATGTGATATTTCAttcacagaaaaatataaaacacttcTGGAAAAACTTTGACCCTGTGTTGAATTTCTCTGTAGGCATgggagcaaaaagaaaaagaaagaaaaaaagagcaaaaaggagaaaaagaagaaggaaaaaaagaagaagaggcaaAGAAGAGACTCGTCCTCCTCGGAGTCGGACGACAACCGAAAGAGGTGGGTTCATTTTCCCCACATAGATCTTTTGGCCATTTTCCGTCACCTGTAATCTGAGGGTGGATACAGTATAATCACACGAACACGGCAAAGTAACTTTAAGAAGACATCTATTTCTAAGCCAAATTTAATTACTCCAGGCTTCACAAGAACTTAATGAGTGCTATTAAAATTTCTGAAAGTATATTGCACATTTGTTCACATTACTGTGTCCACCTTCTGGATACCACCCACCCATGACAGCTTGAGTGCTGTGAAACAAAAGATTTCCTCTGTCAGCACTAGAGGGCACTAAGGCACTGTCCTGCACACAGCACCTTAATAGCACCTTAGTGATAAGTACCCTACTCTTTAAAATTTGGGGTGCATGTACCACAAGACCTCAGATATATGCTGTGAACCGGGTGTGGAGGGGACAGTGTTGACTTCAGTAATCGGTGCTGGTGAGAGGAATCGTAATATAACCCAACATATGATGCTAATGTACAGAGTTCATGATGCAagttaaataaacagaaaaatgttcacacaacaggctgtttttctcaCCTACAGCTGCCATTGGGTGTTTGCTTCTTTTGCCCAGCCTCACAACATCGTACCACGACCCAATCATGGactgtttgtttccttttacCCTTCAGGCAGAGAAAGGACCACCATCATCATAATCCATCATACCATAGTCAGAGTGGAGCCAGACCCCATGACAGCCATTCAAGGGGGGGAGCAAAGGCCGAGCAACAGCCCTCCTACCCCCATCAGCGACAGCAGCGGCATGACACAGACTCCTCTGATGGGGGGTCTCCTGTCCCCCGTAACCCTGTCAGCCACAAGACGGCCCCTGCTGGTGCCACACAAAGCCACAGGCGGCGCCACGACACAGACTCGGACGACTAATGtcctccccacccccccaatTCAAAGACTGGTAACGCAGACAGAGCGCTCTACAGCAGCTTGACTGGACCTGAAGACCTCCTTTACCCTGAACAGCCAAACGGGCTGTGGATGGAGACAGGTCGACATGTCTGACTAACGGGCTCCGGCCTCGTGTTTTAACTTCTTAACCCACTAAGTTGGTCAGTGGTTCAGGGGACGCTGTCTGATgtcttttatcttattttggaTTGTGTTTGACCACAAGTGTTTTTTTGGAACAttttttgtggttaaaccactaaatatcatattttctgtactgtaatttgtaatttgtttcGGTTTTATGACAGTTCAAATACTAGGAAAGATAAAATATGGCACTGTTcagaaaaagcaggaaaaacataCATCCCATAATAGTTTGTCTCTGCGGTGCTGTAAACAACAAGCAAAGTAAAAGATGTCAAAAACTGATACAGACTTTATTATCATCCCTCATATAAACATTTCTATTGTAAGGTATCGTACATCTGGCAGCTTTTCAGCAAAGCTGAAACTTTTTAAGGTTGTTGGAAGTTTTGTCATCAGCACAGTAATATTTGCATCTGCattacagagaaaacatttaagTATGGAGTAGCTATCTCTTTCAAAATCAAGCAAACATTTGAAaagtaacaagtgaatttcatttgatatttttcttgaGTTTTCCAAGATGCTCCCTGATACCCTTTTTATGCTTGCACATCTCATCTATCCCACTGTGCCTCTCGCACTACTCAGCAGCTCTggtccttttcttttctcactcatgCCAGCGCTCCTTAATCCCTCACCGTTCTAGGTTCAGCTCCCTGACTGGTGCGATACCATTGGAATGCTCTCCACTGGTCATAATAGAGTGTAGTGTTTGCATTTGCCTTGAATTGGTCTGAAAGAGGGTATTCTGCTGGCTGGCACCTGGGGGGTGCACTAAAAAAGAGCAAGGCATTCATAAAGAAGAGTGCAAAAAACCAGGCTGGTCCTTTTATATGGCCGAGTACCGTTAGACCGCCACACACAAACCaagctgatggagcagcaggagaggaggccACACAAAGCAGCCCTATGAGGGACCCAAGACTCGGACTCCCTCCCCTTCCACCAGCACCATACTCTCCTGCCATGTTTTATAGGCTTGGCTGCATTAACCATAGCAGCCTAATCAACCTGCAAGAATGCTGTCCTAGATTGCCACCCTACACAATGTGAAACAGGGTGTGCTCTCCACATTACTGCTTTAACCCAAACATTGGGTGGTTTACACCACCTAAGGGGCATCACATTTCTCAATGGGTCAAGGGTGACGGCCCCAACAGGTTGCTATGACGCCAGCTTTTGAGCTTGTTAAATTTGAGTATTTTGTCattggacctttttttttttttaatcgatCTGTTAATAAAATAGATAATTGTGTAAACTTTCCCAGtctctttttggtttttttttaaattgtgttcaACAGAAAATTGGCACATACTATTGAGAGGCTGCTATCTGAGTAATCACTGTAGTATATTTAAAGCTAGTGTGACTATATGTGCATTTTCAATGGAAGGTCACAAAATAGGTTGAGATTTTCACCCATTTTCTTGCATAGAgtgaaaaagaataaaatcagTTGCAGAAACATGTTTTGTCCAGTCACTTTAATTACAGCGCTTTTCCCTCACAAAACTAAAGTTTTAcgtaaaaacagacacacataagaAATGAACATAGTTTTCAAATATTTAGGCAgttacaaatggaaaaaaaaacatgtttaacgCTCCCACACCTTTCACAAAAGAAGCATGAAATTTAGAGGCAACGTGTCTGATGAGAAGGTGTGTGCCAGGCGGCTTCCTGTCTATCACAAGGAAAATGTACTGTCAAGGAAGAAATACAGGCACTACCTTAAAAATGTGGCTGAAACTGATTCTGTACTGCCatcaaacccccccccccatttccaaAATTTTGATAACTCAGAATTAAAAAAGGCATTGCTAGAGCCTTCAGTGAAGACAGTAGGGTCATTGTAGTGTGCTACTCCTTCAGTAACAAATACctaacacagcacacacacaacacgtTACAGTATAGGGCTGTTGAAATAAGTAGTTAGCGGCAATATTTCACATGCAGCTTCATGATGGAAACACCCAGTAAATATGCATGTCCTTTTAAGACCAACCAGACCACATCATGCAGTTTTACTAACAAGTACATGTGGAAAAGCCAGCTCACAATGAACCTGAAActcagaaatacaaaaatgctGACTCATCAGGCCGCCTTCACTAAAAACATAAAGCACATGTGAGATCATCGCAGCAATTCTCAATTCAAGCCAACATAGCGTATAATAAATGCTGGTACATTTCTGCGGCGTCTGTACAAATAGTCAATACCAGTTTACTAAATGGTAACTTTGGGTGCTGGTGCATGGACTCACTGGTTAAAGCAACCATAGTGGTTGCAAGAAGTGCATCAGTGTTTAATGCTGctttttggaaaatgaaaagcCCATCATGGATCACTCCCTATAGTAGATGTGACCAGATAATAACGAGTCATGAGATTGCGTTGAGGTCCTGGGGGCCAACATGTGCTGGTAAATTCTTATTCCTTGTCTCCCTTTTCTAATTTAATGCTGACGTGGCTGCCCAACAGCCAGAAAGAGAAATACTCACAGTAGGATTTGTGTGAGAGCAACAAGATGCCCCATAACCAAATATATTTACACTTTCATTGAGTAAAAAAACCTGCAGTTTTACAAGAATAGATGAACTCCTCCACTGGCCTGTAGGCTTGTGATAATAATAGCTGAGGTAAGGGCAGCCtccagtactttttttttttggataagGTAACTCAGTTTTGCAGCACCTTAAGAGTGGAGAGCAACATCAGAGACAGGGTGGGGTAGATTAGCTGTGAATAGCAGGCGGTTATTAATGGTTTTTGAGTTGATTGCACAACCAATCCAGTCCTTCATAGAGGCCATCCCCGGTGGTGGCGCAGGTTGCCTGGATGTACCAGTTTCTGTTGCGTAGGTCTTGAAGGCCCATCTTGCTTGTTAGATCAGCTGCGTTCATAGCGTTTGGAAGGTCCTACAAATGATAAACAGTGAGAAAACATTAGAGGCCAACCCTGTGAATGCACCAGTCCAACAAGAAAAACTTGCAGTTTATGATACACACCCATCAAAGTTTTCACTAGTATGTCTTACCTGTTTGTTGGCAAACACTAACAGCACGGCATCACGCAGCTCATCCTCTGCCAACATTCTCATAAGCTCCTCACGAGCCTCCGCACATCGCTCTCTGTCGTTGCTGTCCACAACAAAGATGAGACCTGGGACAGGAGAAAATGGGGAAcaaatgagtttgtgtgtgatgtgtacTGTATCTTTTAAATACACACCCGTGGAAATTTAGCAAATATTAAAAAACCTATTGTAAAGTAAGTGATTTAAAGCCCACAAATGTCAGGGACTACGTTTTTGACATAACTGAACGTACCCTGTGTGTTCTGGAAGTAATGCCGCCACAGTGGTCGAATTTTGTCTTGACCACCAACATCCCATACTGTGAAATTGATGTTCTTGTACTCTACTGTCTCTACATTAAAAcctgaagggaaaaaaatgcaccACATTATAAACACCTTCACTTTAGCATTCTCTTTCAACAGTGATAAGGGCACACAACAAATCTAAACTGGCTTCCTAGAAAAGTATTATTCAGTCTTGTAAATCACATAATAGCCATATAACAGTCCAAAGTAAAACAGTGTTATTTTTCAATGTTTGGCTTACCTATTGTGGGAATAGTAGTCACAATTTCTCCAAGTTTAAGCTTGTAcaaaattgttgtttttccagcagCATCCAGACCCACCATCAGGATCCTCATCTCCTTCTTCCCAAACATATTAAAGATCCGCATAAAGACATTCCCCATGATGGCTGGTGATGGGAAGCGACTTtggcaggggaaaaaaaactgatcaaTTGTTGAAATGGAATGGTATGGGTATGGAAGAAGCATGTGGTTAATAACGAAGTATGATTTTGAGTAGAGTTGAAACGATTAGTCGATTAGGCGATGGACAAATACATTTGCAACATATCTGAGAattttttaagtaattttaaAAGCGAAATTCCAAACAGAACTTAGTTccagttttaaaaatgtgaggATTCAC
Protein-coding sequences here:
- the c15h1orf35 gene encoding multiple myeloma tumor-associated protein 2, which produces MFGSSRSGGVRGGQDQFNWDDVKVDKHRENYLGNSLMAPVGRWQKGKDLTWYAKDKKGKALSKEEELAAVKAAEHEALMAALGHKNIKRQPTGLTKEDLADVCRREEADGEERNVDRVSGLGSSSAGSRKVVLSQKEKEAAKIGLPVFTHHKTDARPETSATKTSPSVEKGDMEQRHGSKKKKKEKKSKKEKKKKEKKKKRQRRDSSSSESDDNRKRQRKDHHHHNPSYHSQSGARPHDSHSRGGAKAEQQPSYPHQRQQRHDTDSSDGGSPVPRNPVSHKTAPAGATQSHRRRHDTDSDD
- the arf1 gene encoding ADP-ribosylation factor 1 — protein: MGNVFMRIFNMFGKKEMRILMVGLDAAGKTTILYKLKLGEIVTTIPTIGFNVETVEYKNINFTVWDVGGQDKIRPLWRHYFQNTQGLIFVVDSNDRERCAEAREELMRMLAEDELRDAVLLVFANKQDLPNAMNAADLTSKMGLQDLRNRNWYIQATCATTGDGLYEGLDWLCNQLKNH